One window from the genome of Salvia splendens isolate huo1 chromosome 9, SspV2, whole genome shotgun sequence encodes:
- the LOC121747408 gene encoding protein PHOX1-like, with product MENQSERDKGVHGDKWRELIARHNIQRPYNSQRPYDIDTVAFMSMAQKLKEDGNRLFQKRDYGGAILKYEKSIKLLPDFHADMAYLRSNMAECYMQLGVPDYPRAIHECNLALMVIPNYCKALLKRARCHETLHRPDLALRDIRLVLRSEPNNLMACEIEERLRRVFERQGSRLCDIPVDLVPMPDYTDSPSSSSSESRGGYNERELKGKFEERTASSIFIRALTSSRAEKNSEDKVVVEVEKLRSSEEELKRTVKLVFKEDIRWTQIPVKCDILKLRQIIAERFPSSKAVRVKYKDQEGDMVTISTTEEMRLVESSADNAPIKLHVIEVSPDQDPLFRKLRQEKMEKKQASTSGKEAKSKEVMSSESSCISDWIIQFAQFFKNHVGFDIDAYIDLHELGVKLYSEAMEETVTSDEAQGLFTVAADKFQELAALAMFNWGNVHMSRARKKVYFTDDSSRQSVLEQIKTAFDYAQKEFSIAGKRYEEALKIKPNFYEAVLAHGQGQFEQAKLSWYYAVATEANIESWPSGEVLMLYNNAEENMEKGMQMWEDQQEQRMAELHKENNIESLLQRMKLDNLFKLVSADELEEQANNIRSQIFVLWGTMLYERSVMEYKLGLPVWQECLEVSVEKFEQAGASSADIAVMIKNHCSNDTGLECCGFNIDEIVQAWNEMYEAKKWQRNISSFRLEPLLRRRVSKLYTALESA from the exons ATGGAGAATCAGAGTGAAAGAGACAAGGGCGTTCATGGCGATAAATGGCGAGAGCTAATTGCGAGGCATAATATCCAGAGGCCTTATAACAGCCAGAGACCTTATGATATAGATACAGTTGCATTCATGTCCATGGCTCAAAAACTGAAAGAGGATGGCAATAGGCTTTTCCAAAAGAGGGATTATGGGGGTGCCATCTTAAAATATGAGAAATCGATCAAGTTGCTCCCGGACTTCCACGCGGATATGGCGTATCTCAGGAGCAACATGGCCGAATGCTATATGCAGTTGGGCGTGCCCGACTATCCGCGGGCGATACACGAGTGTAACTTGGCTCTTATGGTCATCCCCAACTACTGCAAGGCCCTCTTGAAGAGAGCTAGGTGTCATGAGACTTTGCACAGGCCTGATTTGGCACTTAGGGATATTAGATTAGTGTTGAGGTCGGAGCCGAACAATCTCATGGCTTGTGAGATTGAGGAGAGGTTGAGGAGAGTGTTTGAGAGGCAGGGGTCGAGGCTTTGCGATATCCCCGTTGATTTGGTTCCAATGCCTGATTACACTGATTCGCCTTCCTCAAGTTCGAGTGAGAGCAGGGGTGGTTATAATGAGAGAGAGTTGAAGGGAAAATTTGAGGAACGAACTGCTAGTTCGATCTTTATTAGGGCACTTACTAGTAGTCGAGCTGAGAAGAATTCGGAAGATAAGGTGGTTGTTGAGGTAGAGAAACTTAGGAGTAGTGAAGAGGAGCTGAAGAGAACAGTGAAGTTAGTGTTTAAGGAAGACATTAGATGGACTCAGATTCCTGTCAAGTGCGATATTTTGAAGCTGAGGCAGATCATTGCTGAGCGATTTCCTTCCTCAAAGGCCGTCAGGGTCAAGTATAAGGATCAAGAAGGCGATATGGTGACAATCAGCACTACAGAGGAGATGAGGCTGGTTGAATCGTCTGCAGATAATGCCCCGATAAAGCTTCATGTTATTGAAGTCAGCCCGGATCAAGATCCGTTGTTTAGGAAGTTGAGGCAGGaaaagatggagaagaagcagGCGAGCACAAGTGGAAAGGAGGCGAAATCAAAGGAGGTGATGAGTAGTGAATCAAGTTGTATCAGTGATTGGATAATTCAGTTTGCTCAGTTCTTCAAGAACCATGTTGGTTTTGACATTGATGCTTACATAGATCTCCATGAGCTGGGAGTGAAGCTCTACTCGGAAGCAATGGAAGAAACGGTCACTAGTGACGAGGCCCAAGGCCTTTTCACTGTTGCTGCAGATAAGTTCCAAGAGCTGGCTGCTTTAGCCATGTTCAATTGGGGTAATGTTCATATGTCAAGGGCGAGGAAGAAAGTGTACTTCACGGATGATTCGTCCAGGCAATCTGTGCTCGAACAAATCAAGACTGCTTTTGATTACGCGCAGAAGGAGTTCAGCATAGCAGGAAAGAGATATGAAGAGGCTTTGAAAATCAAACCAAATTTCTATGAGGCTGTTCTAGCCCACGGGCAGGGGCAGTTTGAGCAAGCAAAGCTTTCTTGGTATTATGCTGTCGCGACAGAGGCAAATATAGAGTCGTGGCCTTCGGGAGAAGTTCTTATGCTTTACAACAATGCAGAGGAAAACATGGAGAAGGGAATGCAGATGTGGGAAGACCAGCAAGAGCAGCGTATGGCGGAGCTCCATAAGGAAAATAACATTGAAAGTTTATTGCAGAGAATGAAGCTCGATAACTTGTTCAAACTGGTATCCGCAGACGAACTGGAGGAACAGGCTAACAACATTAGATCCCAGATATTCGTATTGTGGGGTACCATGTTGTACGAAAGATCGGTCATGGAATACAAACTAGGACTTCCTGTTTGGCAAGAATGTTTGGAGGTCTCTGTTGAGAAATTTGAACAAGCTGGAGCTTCTTCGGCTGACATtgctgtcatgatcaagaaccATTGCTCTAATGACACAGGATTGGAAT GTTGTGGTTTCAACATCGATGAGATAGTACAAGCATGGAACGAAATGTATGAAGCGAAAAAATGGCAGAGAAACATCTCTTCCTTCCGATTGGAGCCACTTCTCCGAAGACGTGTTTCAAAACTTTATACTGCCCTCGAAAGTGCATAG